The segment TTTCAGCAGCTGATCGGGATTTACGGGTTTTAGCATGTAATTGTCGCAGCCGCCCGTGAAAGAGGCGGCAAATTCTTCCTCATGCGCCGTTATGACTATCACCGGCACACGCAATTCCTCCGCGATGCCGTACAGCTTTTCATAATCCCTTATATGGGCCAGCGTTTCCAGCCCGCCCATGACGGGCATCTCTATGTCGAGCAAAACCAGGTCGAACGGCTCTTTTTTTTCAATGGCCTGCGAATACGCGGCAAACGCTTCAATCCCGTTTACGGCTATTACGCAGTGCGCTTTCCCAGTGAAAATTTCCGACAGGAAAGACCGGTTCACGAAATTATCTTCCACAATCAGTATCTTTTTCATCGGGTCAGAGCTTCTCGACCAGCTTGCGCAAAGCGGTCAGTTTTGGCGCGATGGCCGGCAGCTGCTTCCCGGCTTTAATATCTTTCTCCAGCGCGATAACTCTGGCGTAAATCGGTTCCAGCCGCAAATTCGCCGCCGCGCCTTTCATCGAATGCGCCAGGTCGCCGCCTTCGGCGGTATTGCCGGTTTTTACGCACTCCTCCAGCCGGTCGAGCTGGTCCGCTGAGATAGTCTTGAATTTTTCCACCAGTTTGTCATAGATTTCGGCGGGAAGATTGCCCAGCTCCGCCAGGATTTCCGCTTTTGTTTTGCCTTTCATAAACACCCTCCCTATCCCCGTGCAACATTTGTATAGATATTACAAAATTTGGCCGGATTTTTGCGTTCCGGCTTGAAACTGCCGCAATAGCCGGGTGCGTGGGGTCCGGCTATTTTTCGAGGGCGGCTTTTTTCCAGTTTTCCGAAAACGTGTTGGTCAGATAGAATTGCCTGGTCAGTTCCACCATTGCGCGCGCGTAAGTCTGGGCGGCGCTGATTTCATCGGTGAGGGGGGCGGCGCGCTGGTCTGCCTTGTCCGGTTTTTTGACGACCAGCGTGCCGGCGTAAATGTTTTCGCGGTAGAAAAACGGGTCTTTTATTACGCCGAAAAACGAGTTCTCGACCACAAAGGCGAACCCGTCTTTATCTTTTTCGAAAAGCAAGGCTCCGAAAAACGGCGTGTCGGCCGGCAATACCGGCGCNNNNNNNNNNGGTCATTGGCAGGTCCATTTGCGAGGCCAGGCGCCCGTCTTTGCCGTGTTTTTTCAGGAGAGGCGAATATACCAGCAGCGGAATATGGAATTTCTCCCGTTCCATGCTGGTGAGCTGGTGCGGCGTATGGTCCGGCAGCAGGAAAAAGATGGTGTTTTTGTAATAGGGGCTTTTTTCCGCCTGTGCCATGAATTTGC is part of the Elusimicrobiaceae bacterium genome and harbors:
- a CDS encoding response regulator, which gives rise to MKKILIVEDNFVNRSFLSEIFTGKAHCVIAVNGIEAFAAYSQAIEKKEPFDLVLLDIEMPVMGGLETLAHIRDYEKLYGIAEELRVPVIVITAHEEEFAASFTGGCDNYMLKPVNPDQLLKQAQLLMAGPKPDLRHDGSRHGESA
- a CDS encoding Hpt domain-containing protein; its protein translation is MKGKTKAEILAELGNLPAEIYDKLVEKFKTISADQLDRLEECVKTGNTAEGGDLAHSMKGAAANLRLEPIYARVIALEKDIKAGKQLPAIAPKLTALRKLVEKL